Proteins encoded within one genomic window of Balneolaceae bacterium:
- a CDS encoding GMC family oxidoreductase, which yields MEYIGKSQDERTFDAIVIGSGMSGGYAAKELCDNGVKTLVLERGRPVKHGDYPTAMKDPWEIDNAGRLPQEMLEKNPIIAKCYAFDKTTEHFFVKDEEQPYIQEKPFDWIRSYQEGGKSLVWARGCQRWSKYDFEAPGRDGYGIEWPITYDDLAPWYSKVEKFAGWSGNKDGLEHFPDGEFLPPFEFNCVEEHMKEKIESSFKDRYFIQGRCAHLTQVQDIHRQQGRGQCMARNLCQRGCPYGAYFSSNSTTLPWAMKTGNLTIRTHSVVHSIIYDKDKKKAVGVRVVDANTKEMSEYYARIIFVNAACLNSNMILLNSKSERFPNGLGNDSGVLGHYIGFHNYRGRMSGTIDGFDDKYYFGRRPTGPLIPPFRNVFEQESDADFQGRYHISIGASRSGWTRGMRSDKIGTDLKQELQEPGGWRVGGRMSGEVIPRYENHIRLSETETDEWGFPQLVFSIDYGENDVKMMEDYLEKGLEIMEAVGVKNIQTSDNNQNPGLDIHEMGGVRMGKDPETSILNKWNQVHSCENVFVTDGACMTTTSTQNPSLTFMAITARAANYAVEEMNRGNL from the coding sequence ATGGAATATATTGGTAAGTCTCAGGATGAACGAACATTTGATGCAATTGTAATTGGTTCCGGAATGAGTGGCGGTTACGCCGCCAAGGAGCTTTGTGATAACGGAGTGAAAACTCTCGTACTTGAACGAGGTCGCCCGGTGAAGCATGGGGATTATCCCACCGCAATGAAAGATCCCTGGGAGATTGATAATGCGGGAAGGTTGCCACAAGAGATGCTCGAAAAGAACCCGATTATTGCCAAGTGCTATGCTTTCGATAAAACAACCGAGCACTTTTTCGTGAAGGATGAGGAGCAACCGTACATCCAGGAAAAACCATTCGACTGGATTCGCAGTTATCAGGAAGGCGGTAAATCTCTGGTGTGGGCGCGAGGCTGCCAGCGGTGGAGCAAGTACGATTTTGAAGCACCCGGGCGAGACGGCTACGGTATCGAATGGCCGATTACATATGATGATTTAGCTCCATGGTATTCTAAGGTTGAAAAGTTTGCCGGATGGAGTGGAAATAAAGATGGCCTTGAACATTTTCCCGATGGAGAATTTTTGCCACCCTTTGAATTCAATTGTGTGGAGGAGCATATGAAAGAGAAGATCGAATCTTCATTTAAGGATCGATACTTTATCCAGGGCCGATGTGCGCATCTCACACAAGTACAAGACATTCACCGGCAACAAGGCCGCGGACAGTGCATGGCAAGAAATCTGTGTCAGCGTGGATGTCCATATGGAGCATATTTTAGTTCTAATTCCACAACGCTCCCCTGGGCGATGAAGACAGGAAATCTGACGATTCGTACGCATTCGGTAGTCCACTCCATTATTTATGATAAGGACAAAAAGAAAGCTGTTGGAGTAAGAGTTGTTGATGCGAATACAAAAGAGATGTCGGAATATTATGCGCGGATCATTTTTGTGAATGCGGCATGTCTCAACTCCAATATGATTTTGCTGAACAGCAAGTCTGAGCGATTTCCAAATGGGCTTGGTAATGACAGTGGTGTTTTAGGCCATTATATAGGCTTCCACAATTACCGTGGCAGAATGAGTGGAACCATCGACGGCTTTGATGACAAATACTATTTCGGAAGAAGGCCAACCGGTCCGCTGATTCCACCGTTCAGAAATGTTTTTGAACAAGAAAGTGATGCAGATTTCCAGGGTCGATATCACATCTCCATCGGTGCAAGCCGTTCAGGGTGGACGCGTGGTATGAGATCAGATAAAATTGGTACCGATCTTAAACAAGAACTCCAGGAACCCGGAGGATGGAGAGTCGGCGGACGTATGTCCGGTGAAGTAATTCCACGGTATGAAAACCACATTCGTCTCAGCGAAACGGAGACAGATGAATGGGGTTTCCCACAGCTTGTCTTCTCTATTGATTATGGAGAAAATGATGTGAAAATGATGGAAGATTACCTTGAAAAAGGATTGGAAATCATGGAAGCTGTTGGTGTAAAAAACATTCAAACGTCAGACAACAATCAAAATCCCGGATTAGATATTCACGAGATGGGCGGAGTTCGAATGGGCAAAGATCCCGAGACATCCATCCTGAATAAATGGAACCAGGTTCACTCCTGTGAAAATGTGTTTGTAACAGACGGGGCTTGTATGACTACGACATCAACCCAAAATCCTTCACTTACATTTATGGCAATCACGGCACGAGCAGCAAATTATGCGGTTGAAGAGATGAACAGAGGGAATTTGTAA